In Triticum urartu cultivar G1812 chromosome 6, Tu2.1, whole genome shotgun sequence, the following proteins share a genomic window:
- the LOC125514477 gene encoding ASC1-like protein 2: MGVPSIDWEAESHPAYADFAALPLFATFFLAARFLLDRFAFERLARRLIFGKWDARLGSETDAERMKIRKFKESAWKGVYFLSAEFLALAVMYNEPWFTNTMNFWVGPGDQIWPDQTMKFKLKGVYMYAAGFYMYSIIALLFWETRRSDFGLSMTHHIASVFLIVMSYIFRFARVGSVVLAVHDASDVFLEVGKISKYSGRQLLADVSFLLFVISWVILRLIYFPFWILWSTSYEIVHILNKERHKFYGPIYYYVFNCLLFSLLVLHIYWFVLMKRMLVKQIQSKGHVGDDIRSDSESDEEHDD, encoded by the exons ATGGGCGTCCCGTCAATCGACTGGGAGGCGGAGAGCCACCCCGCCTACGCCGACTTCGCGGCCCTCCCCTTATTCGCCACCTTCTTCCTCGCCGCCCGCTTCCTCCTCGACCGCTTCGCATTCGAG AGGCTAGCAAGGCGTCTGATTTTTGGGAAGTGGGATGCGAGGCTTGGCTCCGAGACAGATGCAGAGAGGATGAAGATCAGAAAGTTTAAGGAATCCGCCTGGAAAGGCGTTTATTTCCTTTCCGCGGAATTTCTGGCATTAGCTGTGATGTACAACGAGCCATGGTTCACCAACACAATGAATTTCTGGGTTGGACCAGGAGACCAGATTTGGCCAGATCAAACAATGAA GTTTAAACTAAAGGGGGTTTACATGTATGCTGCTGGTTTTTACATGTACTCAATAATTGCCCTTCTCTTTTGGGAAACAAGGCGTTCAGACTTTGGCCTTTCAATGACTCATCACATAGCATCTGTATTTCTCATTGTAATGTCGTACATATTCAG GTTTGCACGAGTGGGTTCAGTTGTGCTTGCCGTTCATGATGCAAGTGATGTGTTCCTGGAGGTTGGAAAAATTTCTAAGTACAGTGGACGCCAGTTGCTTGCTGATGTATCATTTCTTCTTTTCGTCATTTCTTGGGTGATCCTTCGCCTGATATATTTTCCATTCTGGATTCTCTGGAGCACTAG CTATGAAATTGTTCATATTTTGAACAAGGAGAGACATAAATTTTATGGGCCGATATACTACTATGTGTTCAACTGTCTTCTGTTCTCCCTCCTTGTTCTACACATATATTGGTTTGTCTTAATGAAGCGAATGCTCGTGAAGCAAATTCAGTCTAAAGGGCATGTTGGGGATGACATTAGATCTG ATTCGGAATCTGACGAGGAACATGATGATTGA
- the LOC125514476 gene encoding zinc finger protein HD1-like, which produces MFMNCNFNSNLLENEAGRISFPWARPCDGCHAAPSAVYCCADAAYLCASCDTQVHSANRVASRHERVRVCETCESAPAVLACHADAAALCTACDAQVHSANPIAQRHQRVPVLPLPAVAIPAASGFAEAEASVTAHGDKEEGEEVDSWRLRRNSDDNNCANKIDRYYNLVGYNMYYNNITCDPRPEEQYRMQEQHVQNRYIEKQGCECVVPPQVVMASEQQESDYGTRGAGQAASVTAITSTYTASISNDVSFSSMEVGIIPDNTRPDISNSNILTGSEAMELSGHSLQMPVHFSSMDREARVLRYKEKKQTRKFQKTIRYATRKAYAEARPRIKGRFAKRSDIEHEEDHMLSPPALPDTSSYNTVPWF; this is translated from the exons ATGTTCATGAATTGCAATTTCAACAGCAACCTTTTGGAGAACGAAGCTGGAAGGATAAGTTTTCCATGGGCCAGGCCATGCGATGGATGCCATGCAGCACCAAGCGCAGTATACTGCTGTGCTGATGCTGCATATCTCTGTGCATCTTGTGACACACAGGTTCATTCTGCTAACCGTGTGGCATCACGCCATGAGCGTGTGCGTGTCTGCGAAACCTGTGAGAGTGCACCAGCGGTGCTGGCATGCCATGCAGATGCAGCAGCACTATGTACCGCCTGTGATGCACAGGTGCACTCTGCCAACCCAATTGCTCAGAGGCACCAACGAGTGCCTGTGCTGCCACTCCCAGCTGTTGCCATTCCAGCTGCCTCTGGCTTCGCGGAGGCAGAAGCTTCTGTCACTGCCCATGGCGATaaggaagagggagaggaagTGGACTCTTGGCGCCTCAGAAGAAATTCTGATGACAACAATTGTGCCAACAAGATAGATCGATACTACAACCTTGTCGGATACAATATGTATTACAACAACATCACTTGTGACCCAAGACCAGAAGAACAATACAGAATGCAAGAACAGCATGTGCAGAACAGGTACATCGAGAAGCAAGGGTGTGAGTGTGTAGTACCTCCACAAGTCGTCATGGCAAGTGAGCAGCAAGAGAGCGATTATGGAACTAGAGGAGCAGGGCAGGCTGCCTCCGTTACCGCTATCACCAGTACCTACACAGCTTCCATCAGCAATGAC GTATCTTTCTCATCAATGGAGGTGGGTATAATACCAGACAACACCAGACCagatatctcaaacagcaacaTCCTGACTGGCAGTGAAGCCATGGAGCTCTCAGGCCATTCACTTCAGATGCCAGTGCACTTCAGCTCCATGGACAGAGAGGCCAGGGTCCTCAGgtacaaggagaagaagcagacaAGGAAGTTTCAGAAAACCATAAGGTATGCAACAAGGAAAGCTTATGCAGAAGCACGACCACGGATCAAGGGTCGATTCGCTAAAAGATCAGATATAGAGCATGAGGAGGACCACATGCTGTCACCACCAGCCCTACCAGATACTAGTAGCTATAATACTGTTCCATGGTTCTGA